The Glycine max cultivar Williams 82 chromosome 3, Glycine_max_v4.0, whole genome shotgun sequence sequence cttttttttctccaagGTGCTTAACCTTGGCATCAAGGTCTTCAATATGCTTTTTTGGACTTGATAGCTTCACCCAGAAGTGTGTCATTAGCCTTAAGAGCCTTTCTCAATGTTGCGGAGAAATCAACATAGTCCTTCTTTGCCTTCTTAGCTTTCGTTGATTTTATTTCCAATTAAGAGAGGATCTTCACCACCACAGTTCCCCAAAATTTAGCAATTGATTATGAATGAGCATAAAGCCACCAATCGTTTGTATATCTTGACCATCTATATAGCTTTTTATCGTTCTCTGAAAGAGCCCCCAAATTTTTTGTAAAGAGATGATCAAAAGCCCTTCCCCAAAGTGAACCTTGTCTAACATTGGTGATAACACCAAAGAGATTTCGATTGGTCACAATAAGAGTTGCTAGGGAAGTCTCTTTTGAAGAGGCTCCTTCGAGACCAGATTGATTCTTGGTTtggaaactttttattttttttctttttgttggagAAGGAATCTTGGTAGCGAAGGAGGAAGGGGGTTGGCATTGCTAAATTAGGATCAACAACCACGACTCTGGCCTTGACGAACTCAGCCCTGGCCTTTGTACCTTTTTCCATCtttaattccttgatgctgaaAGGATTTATGAGACCcatgaaagaaacaaaagaacaaTTAAATTGGCGAGTGAACACAAGCGTGGGATGAAAAAACTTAAATTCATGACCCATCTATGCTTGGGGTCTCGAGGATGAATAAAGTATTACTGTTTATTTGCAAGGTGGTAACTAAAAGTTCTTGAAGGATCGTCAAATCTTCCTTATCAATTGTTGTCGTGATCTCCTCATCCCAACCATAATACATTTATACTTATGGGGATTTAATATCCAATAAAACCAGAAAATAAGGCTTGTTGTTATAATCAAAGAACTCCAACATCCAGTTGGCATTAAGACGAATCTTAAAGAATGACCCCTAAAAACCCTTGTAAGAGGAAGCGAAGGGAAAAGTAAAGCAAGGTTGGGTTAGTCGATGAGTGATAACCGACCAACTTTGTGCCCATGTCGGGTGGATTAGTGGTAAAGGAACTTAATTATTGTCGCCTTGATAAACAACATGTTGCAAATCAATCAAAATGTTTGCATCTCTGCCTAATTGTTGGGGTGAAATTGAATGGGTTCTACATTTAACACCAATAGACCCTCAATCTTGAAGGCATCAAAGGGGAGGATGATGAAGAGCTTACAAAATAAAGTTTCATATATGTAAAAGAACGGGAGCTCACCAAGAGAAGAACCCATGGACATATTCTTACTAGAAGAGTAATGTTTAGTTACAATAGCATCCTTcatgttaaatatagtaagagAAAGTTCCTTTATTAAGTTCTTAATAGACTTCGTGTTTTGAGTCTTTATTTAATGCATGAGAGGCTTGACACTTTGTTGTTTTTGACATGTTTTCTTTTGTAGAGAAAAGATAGAGAGGATAGGTGTCGTTTATTTCCCAAAATGTAGTGGTATTCTTTGAAAGTTTGTTATGTTTTTTGCTCACTCCAACTTTCAACCCTTTCCTTGTTCAAATCCTAAAAGAGAAACAAGCATTTGTCATAGGTTGTACTTATACTcagaaaatcatgtttttcattaaattcttaaaaccCAAGTGATAAAgcatattcaaaaaataaagggaaTGTTAGAACAATTACACTTAGTATTCGAGCTACATAGGGTAAAGAGCTCTAACATGTGTTCACTTTAATTTTGGACGAACAAAACTCAAgtgcatatataaatataaattcaatttttcttaAGTGCATTGGACGTTGGATAAAGCATTTGGACATAAGTTTTTACTTAGCGTTTTGGACACTTAACCTTTTAATAAAAGCATTTTATGCAAGCACATTATAGTATATTGGACATTAACtatattaaaatagttttcaatGTCAGGTGTAAGAACAATACCTATATTAGCTTTGTACTCATGTTTTTGTGcatagataaataaatttcatcAGTTTATCAAagcttaatattttttgttatcataAAAACAATGAGATTTTTAGGGGCTTGAGATTTTCCATGTCATTGGTTCCAACATATAGTTGCCTCTTAATTGGAGGGAGGTTAGTTTTCACCACAAGTTCCTTAAGACTTCTCCCAATGAAGAATCGATCTTTTTGTGTTCTACAAGGTGACTTTTAAGTTGGAATGTTTTTAATTTGCCCTTGAGGTTGCTATATGTAGTCAATCAAGTGAAGAAATTCCTCTATAGTTCTTTTTGTCTTAGCCAAAAATATGTGGTAAGAAATTCTAGGCAATAAACTAGTTTGATGAGAAGAAGTTTAACTTTAGGCATTAGGTCATGTACTTATGGGGCCTGCTAGTAATGTAGTCGTTCAATGGATCATAAGGTTTCTTTTTGTTAGCTATGAGACTTGCCTCCATTTTGGGTTATgccttactaaaaaaaatagttaatgaaTTTGGACCTAGATGAAACATCTAAAACCATCTCAAGGCTATTTTTTAGTGTTAAAGGAAAAAGGGTTCATATAGTGGACCATTTTGCAGCTCTATATAAAAGTAAGGACTCAAAGAGGTCAAGGTGTTTGGAGGGGCCCTAGTGCCATCATAGTGTTTCACAACTAGAAACGATTTCAGGTTCTTTGGCACCAATGACATCATGATccgctcttgcggtaattggtTGGCCACTAGGACTTTATTGTCATCGTGATAAACCATGTAGCACCAACACAATGGCATATAGGCTCCATATAAATGAGAGGATGAGGGGGGCTTGTGAATGGTGTGATGGGTTTGGGTGACATTGTGTGATTGGTAGTATTGTTCATAATGTAAAGAATAAGTGGGTAATGGCTCAAAGGCCTTAATAATATGGTTTGAGTGTGTATGCTAGATTCTTACTGTAACCTCCCTATGTTCTGCTTTTAATTGTTGACTTCTTTCATTTTGGTTCTTGATGAGCAAATTTCTTGCAAACAAGCTTGAGTAGTTCATCCTTCTCGAAGTTATGTAGTGTGAATTTGAATAAAGAGGTGGATGAAGAATGATATGTACTTTGGTTAGGGTTTTCCTCCATATATATACTACATTTTTTGTGATTAATTGTTCCATAGCAACTAGAAAGAGATTCTTTAACCAGAAAGAATTCAGTTCAGATGTAGGATACCTATCCAGAAGTTTTCGCAACTCAATCATGTATGATggaatcattaaatattttacctTTTTGAACTCTGTTTGTAACTCACTATAGACTCGAGAAACAAAGAGAAGATGTGTACGAGCAAGATATCCAGCAACAAGGAGAAGGAAAAGGATTGAATAGAAGAACTCCTGAACATTTAGCGATCTCAGATGTGTTGATATTAATAGTAACTCATTATTTCGATGAATAATTTCTTCGGACAGAAGAAGATTATGTAAACAATTACCTGGAATCTCACTTATCAAATTCCATTGTGGAAGACACAATGGAATCTGACGAACTCGCCATAGTATATCTGACCCATGCATAATATCATGAAAAATGGATAAAAATTTTTGGCTGCTACTTAGTATCGACAATAGGTcagaaaaatatctaaaaatatgaaatttagatTTCGCCCTCACACAAAAGGATTATTGGGCTTGTCAAGTTATTAGGTCAAGATCTTTGGACATTGCTTTGTGCACCCAATCCGTAAGTGgtccaaatgattttttttaatttttcaaaaatatattttacgaattaatttaaaagtattattaGTACGATACTCTAATCAACTGAGCTAATAGGTCagccaattatattataaaataattaatgtcgctatatataacactaaaatttctaatatatatttaatgcacatgtaaatttagataataaattttgtgacgattaattttgatctaataattaatttgtttacaaatataaatttttatgaaacctattatttttatttgaaatttatatataaaaaaatacattattagatcaaaattaattataataaggtcaaaaaatacattattagattTATGTTAATGatcctatgatttttatttacaatttatataatttatatatatgtaaacaaattaattattagatcaaaattaatcttattttaattagaaaacatatttttgaaaaaattatatatatgtaaacaaattaattattagatcaaaattaattattataaaattaattgtaaaacgtattttttttaaaaaattaaaaaaatcatttagacCACTTACAGATTGATCAATCTGTAAGTCTCATACGGATTCATATTAACTTTACCgaaggataaaattaaaattgcctTATTGTGCTAGTGCACAAGGCAATGCCCAAGATGTTTTGGTGCTTTTGGGCCATTCTAGGTTACGAACCAATTCATAGCGCTATCTAATAGATAAAgtttactttcaaaaaaaattaaaactattgcATCATTTCTCACATTTCTCTCACTCTTTGTATATGTAATTGATGCTGATTGGTTATAATTTGGGTGACAGTTCTTCCTGTTGACGCATATGAAATTGAAGATGATGGAAACTTTTACCTGTTTAAGCACATAAAAGATTTAGAAAATGGCAAAATGGATGAAAGAAAGCTTCGTAAGCCAGGTATTCATgtaaattttttcttctaatttctttaaaataacatGAGTGTATGTATAACAATAgaagaaatttataaattacagTTATTTCAAAGATCAACtacatattttggaaaaaaatttctaaagatAAGTTTTCCCATTAGCTTTGTCAGTAATTAATATTAAGTGgtttgaattattattaatttaatcttattttatggCTTTCATTTCCTATTATTATAGTAACTTAATCTCTTTTCACACACACAATCATGTTTAAGAGAATCGAATCTAATTCaagttatatataagtatttaaaaatgtaaacatatttttcatataaaaaatacacacaatttcactaaaaataatgtatttgaTTACATTCAACAAACAATATGATTTTAACAAATATCAACAAGTAAGATACATTAcaattttcattcaatttacATCACCCAAAAAATTACAtgcatacaaaatatttatatataagatcacatcttaaaagaaaaatgatataaacaatatgtatatataattttttatacaattttatttcttaaaatcctcttcattttctttttttctctatttctcttttttaattacctttgcatcatatattttttgttctttattaatgtactaacttataattttttttataatttaagttgTTGCATGTGTTTAGGGTTTCttgttaaataataaacattttaaatcaTTATAATAGATTCATTacatattaatttcttaaacttgcttgaaaattcattttttaacattaatttatgattataaCATTAgagaaaacataattttttttgtactttCTACTTACAtgtcatattttaatttgaaaaaagatacaaaataagaaaataattccaacttatttatgaaaataatatagaaaaaaatttactacataattattattttattaaaaaaattggacgATTTTTAACTATGGATCTTAGGTGGTCACACCCCTGGGCCCTGGACTATGCCCAGGGTCGGCCCTAATTACATGGATtacaaaaacataatttgtcCAAGCTAAAGACCAAATCTTTAGgaatattattaatgaaattcTTCTTAATAATTTTGTTCAATGTTCAAATCACCTTaactgattttttatattttttaattgatgtccgtgtaataaaattaatgtgcaaaaaaaatgaaataattgaaTGTCATCAATGCCTGCATTTGTTTCGGAAAATTTAAGGACCAATGTTGGCAACAACATGTTCGTGAGATAGATCAACAAGTTCCAAAATGTTGCAAATTGAGTGAGAGAGAACAGGTTCCAGCACAGCGTGTTTGCAGCAGGTTTCAATATAGGACCTGAGAACGCTTTACGAATGAGTTATATGACATCCATTATTTCTTTATGATGAATTCTTGATTTGATCTACATTTCAGAGTTTGAAGGGATTGATCAtatgttgaaggaaaagaaaaaacataaattagctGAATGTCTAGCAAATATTTTAGTGAAATGTGACATATCATGGTAAATATATCATAATGACTACAAAAGGACAACATTGATTACAATGCCATATCATCCCTTCGATGTGGCCAAAAGGAGAAGGTTAAGTGCACAAGTGACTATACGTATCGCCATAACATTCTAAATTTGAGAAGTGTTGAAGTCCCTTCTCatctaaaataacaataacaagtCATCTATTATGACTAATgtaaatattgttatatatatacagtcaatcacataaaaattatttaagatgaGTTAGTTATTACATTAACActatttatttcactttaatatttttacattagtacGATctaatattttacaatttttaagataatattttacattaatacTATACTATTTGGTTTTTGGATCatatttagaataattattttaaacttaaaaaaatgtcattttaaaaCATGTATAGTattgtaataataaattattttaattatatatacacaaataatttagaatgtaaaaaaaatcaatgtaactCGTGCAATGCCACGAGTATTATACTAGTTTGATAATGCATTCCTATCATACTATGTGATGCTCCTTCATGGTTAGACAACTATTCTCCTTTccttattctttttcttaaaaaaacgaAAGCTATAGTGCGTAACATTCAAGAAAGAAATTTGGcaaatcattttcttcttccataGAAATCATTGtgactctttctttttctttaaatttcatcTCTCATGCATCCAAAAAGACAGCTTTTATTTCACATTGAGTTCTCCTATGTCTGGTTTAATAGCCAAGTCTGGAAGTAAATTAGTCTCACTAAAAGAGAGGTTGAATTGTGACCCATTAATCTGGTTATTTCACACAAGCACATTAGCTTCTAAAGCTTTTCTGCTTAGAGAATCAAAAGACTAATAGGAGTAATACATTTCCTTATAAGTACTTGAATAGATTGATATTCTCAATGAAAAATCATCAAGTAATCTTGTTTCTAAATCTCCTCAAAGGATACAAAATATGTAAACTACAGTTTCTAATTGACATTACTAGTCAAAGTAGTTGATGCTTCTGAATAATGAagtggtttttcaaaaaaaaaaaaaataccttgatCAAAAATCAAGTTTAAGCTAGGTGTAGAATGCTCAGCGTTTTAAAAGGTGGATTGTAAAATTCATTGTTCGTAATTCCGAAACGCgatgtcattttaatttattcagtGGAACATTAAGTACTCATTCAAAGCCACGTCTtgcaaaaatcaaatcaaacttctGTTATCCTGTGAATGACAGTAGTGAAGTTGCTCTGCTTCTATGAGGGGAAGTTGAGGTTAAATTGGGTCATCAGTTGTGTTGGAAAATCAAGGCGTCTACTTCATTCATGTGCTTTCAATATAACACAAATAGCTAGAAGGTTTTCTTCAGCAAACCATTATTGTGCTTTGAGAAGGAAATGGCAAAGATGTATTTAGAAGATAAACTCAATTTTGGCTTCCAAGCATctttaaaatagataaattgcATTGGTATGGGTTAAGATACACATTTGATGGTTCCAAAGACGAAATCAAACACACAGTCTGCTTGGAACAACAGAGAGAAAGCGTgcaaagtttgaaatttgaattaaagagAATGTGAAAGGAAgggaaatttcaatttttttggtcTGGAAATCaacttttctcttcctttttccttCCATTTTCTCTTCAACCAAAAAAAATCCATGTTTTCTCCAACGAAACCTACCATTAAACTCCCATCTTATAAAATCATATCAACCAAAATCTGAGAACATAAGCCATTACCAACATTTAACCTAACTCAACAAGAATTGCAACACAGCATATTGTCTATCATTTTAAAAGGCAGATTGTAAAATTCATGCTGGTAATTCCAAAACAGGTAACCAGGAtaatatccttttttattttattcagtgTACATGATGTGATCATTTAACCTCACATCTTATAAAAATCAGATCAAAACCAAAATCTGAACCTAAACCACTCTACCAATATTAAACCCTATTCAACAAGAATTGCAACACAACATACACTAAtggtgttcaattttgagctcCCACCAATGCCATGTGCTCTATAAGGTCCAATACTCGGTTGCTGCAACAAAAACCAttcaaaaatatcaattaaaggTCCGCATGAACAGAAATTTCTGCACTCTACATACACAAAATGCACACATACCTGTAACCCCACTCATTGTCATACCACGAAACCAGCTTAACAAAGGAAGCACTTAGTGCAATGCCAGCCTTGGCATCAAAGATACTTGACCTGGAGAAAAGAATTCATTTTGAACAAGTCATTTacttaaataataatacatcCAAATGAGTAAATTCTAACTAGGGAAAGAGAAATGAAGGTTCAATTTTCTTCTGTGCAAATTACAAATGTTTTAAACACAGGAGTAAATGTGTCAACCAACTGGGTATCTCAGGTTCTATGGTGTCTCACTTCCCAACCAGGAAAGTAATTCAGCAAAGCTTTAAAGGTAATATAGCAGAACATAACGTACCTTGAATCACCAACAAAGTCATTAGAGACAACATCCTCGTCTGTGTACCCAAGGATACCTTTCAGTGGTCCCTCTGAGGCATACCTTCATATTTTTCAGTAGCAAAGTCATAGAAATCAAGCAAAAGGTTAGTACAGAACAATCACAGCAGAGTggagaccaaaaaaaaaaaacgcaatAGACATACTTTATTGCTGCTTTAACATCTTCATAGGAAGCATTCTTCTTAAGCCGGCAAGTCAAGTCCACCACAGAAACATTGGGAGTCGGTACACGGAATGCCATCCCAGTGAGTTTCCCATTTAGCTCAGGAAGAACTTTCCCAACGGCCTgtgattttataaaacaaaccCAATCTCATATACCAGCACTGAAAATAGTAAGCATAAAATCTGTGTCCATCCATCTTGTACCTTCGCAGCACCAGTTGAACTTGGAATTATATTTTGAGCTGCCCCTCTTCCTCCTCGCCAATCCTTCATAGAAGGACCATCTACGGTCTTTTGTGTtgctgagaaaaaaaaagatttggatGTTACCAATGCCACAAGTGAAACATAAAGGGATGGTTTGACCGCATGAGTAAATGAAACTAGAGGCTACAATTAGCAATTTTGGAAGAGACCTGTTGTTGCATGTACCGTTGTCATCAAACCTTCAACTATTCCAAACTCTTCATTAACCACCTGATGAATAACTTATATAGGGAAAGTTAGATGCATCTATGCAAGTTTCCAATAGGACAGAGAGGGGAGAGCACCATGTTAAAACCTTTATATagaccaattttttttctaacacaATGCCCCAATATGATATGCCCTCAGGTTTACATATGTATGTGTTGGCTGAGACAAATAACACCGGGTCACatatttttcattcaaataaCTTATATATTCAGATAGATCAGCATTAAGTCCATTATGTTCACTTAAAAAGGATCTATCTCAGTAGAATATACTTAATTAAGAAGGTTAATGTGGCAGTATAAattgaagaatagaaaaaagaatatttcaAGCCTTAGACACAGCAAACAGCTCATAtcatgccccccccccccccttaagGATAGTGTTAAAGAatcactacttttttttttgctcattaTTTTCCTTGATCTTTAAGAAAAAGGTGCTTCCATTAAACCTTGAAGTTAAGTCTTATACCATTAAactacaaacaaaaacattctcGTCACAGAGAAAGCCTTCAGTTCAATAAAGCTAGGCAATACATGATGCAATCAAACCTTGGCAAGAGGAGCAAGACAATTCGTTGTACAGCTTGCATTAGAAACAATGTCCATTTTTGGGTTGTATGTCTTCTCATTCACTCCTACCACAAACATTGGTGCATCCGCCGATGGAGCTGATATTACAACTTTCTTGGCACCAGCCTAGAGTGTAAAAAGATAAAGCTCAAATTAAGATAATGGAGACGAGATGAATGAGACAACACTTAATACACAGGTAATTGAATACCTTCAAATGTGATGAAGCTTTCTCCACTGTTGTAAAAACTCCTGAAGACTCAATGACATAATCAGCCCCAAAATCACTCCATGGGATCTCTGCAGGATCTCtgaatacatgaacaaaattTGCACATGTTAATCTGTTGTTTAGAACTCTTTAACACTTTGTAAACCAGTACATTTGTAACATCTATTGTAATTATAAGAGCCCAACTCATGATACCTTTTGCTCACAACTTTAACATGCTTCCCATTAATTTCCAAAGTAGAGTCATCCAAAATATTAATGGACCCCTTGAATGGACCATGAGTAGAATCGTATTTGAACATGTATGCCTATAAGAgataaagaataattaaaagcAAAATGTAAATAGGGTCCAATTACaaagagaataaattaaatataaatcaaaaaCCAAGCATCAGCCATAAATGAATTAGAAAAAGATACATgaacaacaattaaaaataaaacaaaagatgaatttatttattgaaaaaattggaATACAAGTGTACAACAATACACTCATCAATTCCTCATAATGTTTTAGAGCATCTATTGTCATTGCGTGTACTGCACAGCATGACAGTCTACTTCTACAGCATACCACCTTTAATCCAGAAAAATACTGGCACAAATATTCCCAGGTTCCCAACAAATGTCACAAGACCTACTTCTCACATGATTGGGGGTTGAGCAAACAGATAAAGTCCTCTTATTTTGTACCGAAACAAGAAAGTCTCTTTAATTTATGGTTCCATTTGAGACTCAGTCATACAAAGCAAAAGTAAATGAGGAAATTCTAAAATAGAGCAGTTGCAGTTTTTTGTATGTTTTCAAACAGATCACAAATTGGATTCTCCTAAAGTATAGACAAGGCTTCAGGTGAAAATAATAATACCCTAAATAAATCTCAAGATATGTAAAATAGCAAAAGGCAAGAGGCAGTAAGCAACATAGACCATAGTAGAAGAACATCCAAATTGAATCATCATAACAGATACAAGATAAATTTATGTCACTTCAAATTGGTGGCATGGTAGGCATCCAAGATCAGAGCATTCTACTAACAAGTTTGGTTTAGctaattttgaagaaataatcacttttttttccagCTTCCCAAGAGAGCTTTTCAAAAATAGGTGAGAATTTCTTCAACTTTAATCTTTACCAAACATTCTACTATATAAATCTAAATCTTAAATGTTAGGCAACACAAGAAACAAAAAGCAAAGAACTTTGCGATAGATGTATATATCACCATATGTATACAAACACATGcaagaaaatacaaatttaatttagcCTATCAGTATAATAGcaaaattatgaatataataTAGTATAAGCAAAATGATCATTAAGGTAATTGCATAAATTTACATACCATATATTTCGCATCAATAAATGGATCATTAATTgcaacaacatcaacatcatctcggAAAGTAGCTACACGTAACACCAACCTTCCAATTCTACCAAAACCTGCACATTTAAGCATAAGTATATGTAAGTTATCTAAAGACAAACAGAAGAATTCCATGAATAAGCTTTCCATTCTAAAACAAAGTTTTCCGTTCTAAAACAAAGTTTTCATCTTCAATATAACTACATTTTAGATGATACTGTTTAACTGTTTCTTTTGGCTCAGGCGACTGATATGCAAGTTCCTAAGACCAAACTAAAAATAAGTCAAAGAATTTAATCGTCTACTGTTGTCTTTCATTTATAACTTCATTGAGAAATCTACCTCAACATTTTTGCAAAGCTCCTCCAATAAAATCAGGATTTCACAAAAATGACATTGTTAAAAGCATACAGATTTGCAACAAAATTAGGACATAATTGGTTACTGTCTTCAAACATTACCCACGAATGAGGAGGCTACCAATATCATCTAAAGCAATTAGACAGTTTGAGGAAGCTTTACAAACATATTTACACATGTCACAGTCATAAGCAAAAGAAGTCCCTTAGAATATAAAATAGTCGAGCTACTCTAGGGAAGCtagaaaattgaaaagaattttGTATTCAGTGGAAAATTGAAAgtgcataataaaattaaatgcagCAAGTCGATACAAGAAACTACAAAGGGAACTCTGATAACAAGAAAGTTACCATTTATTCCAACTCTTGTCTTCCCAGTGCTCCTTGATTCTGAACAGACCAGACCAACAACAAGTAAGAATCAAGAAATTGCATGCAAATCACCCTAATCTTAACACAATAGTGATGCTATTCTTACGCTGGGTGGGGAGAGGGATTTCCGTTGCTGTGGCTTTAATAGGCTGGATCCCACGACCATTGCAATTTCTGTGCATAAAACCACATACTATTAAAGGAACCGAAACAGTAAAAGAAGAGCACTAGGTAAAAAAGTTTGAGCTACTCAACTGTAAGACTAAGGAGTCACATTGAATTGAAGTACCAAAAATGCTGCTATGTAATCCCTTGGATTTTAAATTAGAACTTGAGGCATTGGTATATACCTGAATCATAAATCCCACATATAAATTAGTAGAATGTCACATCAAAATAATACACCAATACACTAACTATGAGAACGAAACTCTTCTGAACAATCAAAGattcacaataaataaataaaaaaaaaaaaaatccttatcaACTCTCACAAACTCTATTTTCTTCAGAAAATGCTACAGCTTGTTCCCACCAACCCTACTTTCTGAGCAACCAAACACAGTTTTCCACCAAACCCAAAACCAAACTTTGAGAACTAATCAAGACAACTAAAACAataccaataaataaataaacaaacaaaacaagcgAACAgtccaaggttttaaattgcggcTCATCGTGATTCTTAAAATTGCAAACAAtccatgaaaagaaaaagtcgATTCTCTAatgttcttcaatttttttcagtcggaccattttttaaaacctcATCAAAAAAAAGTTTGTAAACAAGTTTCCTCCAGATTTTCCAAGAAAAAACGAATATCAAAAGCTGAAGCACGTTAGAGAATcggtttaaaaaaagaaagggttgCTTCTCTGAGGTTTTTTTATCGGCGAATGTTAATCGTTAGAATGTCAGTTTTTTTCATCTCCGTGTTGCTTCTCTGAGTAACCAAACAGAGTTCAACAAATCCAAAACCAAGTACAAATTCGTAGAACCAACCGAAACACAT is a genomic window containing:
- the LOC100804853 gene encoding glyceraldehyde-3-phosphate dehydrogenase GAPCP1, chloroplastic, whose amino-acid sequence is MAASSLLRSALLAPSSCDRPKVYTNASSSNLKSKGLHSSIFGTSIQCDSLVLQNCNGRGIQPIKATATEIPLPTQQSRSTGKTRVGINGFGRIGRLVLRVATFRDDVDVVAINDPFIDAKYMAYMFKYDSTHGPFKGSINILDDSTLEINGKHVKVVSKRDPAEIPWSDFGADYVIESSGVFTTVEKASSHLKAGAKKVVISAPSADAPMFVVGVNEKTYNPKMDIVSNASCTTNCLAPLAKVVNEEFGIVEGLMTTVHATTATQKTVDGPSMKDWRGGRGAAQNIIPSSTGAAKAVGKVLPELNGKLTGMAFRVPTPNVSVVDLTCRLKKNASYEDVKAAIKYASEGPLKGILGYTDEDVVSNDFVGDSRSSIFDAKAGIALSASFVKLVSWYDNEWGYSNRVLDLIEHMALVGAQN